In one window of Nicotiana tabacum cultivar K326 chromosome 12, ASM71507v2, whole genome shotgun sequence DNA:
- the LOC107801014 gene encoding GDSL esterase/lipase At5g03980 yields the protein MASLSLPKVSFFLFVITFAYFSSPSAAQTKCNIRSVYQLGDSLADAGNVIRTPGASIIFRANQAPYGETFFRRPTGRFSNGRIIIDYISSAFKLSFLNAYLDRRASFSQGVNFAVAGATALNSSFWAARGIRLPTWNTPLAAQLGWFKSHLQSTCGSNCAQTLRSSSLIVMGEWGGNDYYNGFFQNKQLPEVRNYVPSVVAGIMKSIKDVIQLGATRILVPGIYPLGCLPLYLTSFPDSNANGYDQLGCLRNYNDFASYHNRYLTRGLASLQREFPNVRIVYGDYYGALLTLLRSASSFGFNQNTLLTACCGTGGRYNFNFRTVCGSASVRACSNPAQYVHWDGIHLTDEAHRHMTDIVVKDMLSRFGCTV from the coding sequence ATGGCTTCTCTGTCTCTACCCAAagtatctttctttctttttgtgatAACTTTCGCATATTTCTCTTCTCCCTCAGCTGCCCAAACAAAATGTAACATCAGATCAGTTTACCAACTCGGTGACTCACTCGCTGATGCCGGAAATGTCATCCGTACACCCGGCGCTTCCATTATATTCCGAGCCAACCAAGCTCCGTACGGTGAAACCTTCTTTAGAAGACCTACCGGCCGTTTCTCAAACGGCCGTATTATTATCGATTACATTTCCTCTGCTTTCAAACTCTCCTTCCTCAATGCTTACTTGGACAGACGTGCTTCTTTTAGCCAAGGCGTTAACTTTGCCGTGGCTGGTGCCACGGCGCTAAATTCCTCTTTCTGGGCAGCTCGGGGTATTCGGCTGCCCACATGGAATACGCCGTTGGCTGCTCAATTAGGTTGGTTTAAATCTCATCTACAATCCACATGTGGTTCTAATTGTGCACAAACTCTTAGGAGTTCGTCTCTTATAGTAATGGGAGAATGGGGTGGCAATGATTATTACAATGGGTTTTTCCAAAACAAGCAATTACCTGAGGTCCGTAATTACGTTCCTTCTGTTGTTGCCGGTATTATGAAAAGCATCAAAGATGTGATTCAGCTTGGGGCaactcgtattttggttccaggaATTTATCCACTGGGGTGTCTTCCTTTGTATTTGACATCTTTTCCTGATTCTAATGCAAATGGTTACGACCAGTTGGGTTGCTTGAGAAATTATAATGATTTTGCTTCGTACCATAATAGATACCTGACCAGAGGTTTGGCATCTCTACAACGTGAATTTCCGAATGTTAGGATTGTCTATGGAGATTATTACGGAGCGCTTTTGACTCTTCTTCGTAGTGCTTCTTCGTTTGGATTTAATCAGAATACGTTGTTAACTGCGTGCTGTGGAACTGGAGGACGATACAACTTTAATTTCAGGACTGTGTGTGGATCAGCTAGTGTAAGAGCTTGTTCTAACCCGGCTCAATACGTGCATTGGGATGGTATTCATTTGACAGATGAAGCTCATCGTCATATGACAGACATTGTTGTCAAAGACATGCTTTCCAGATTCGGGTGTACCGTTTAG